One genomic segment of Hippoglossus hippoglossus isolate fHipHip1 chromosome 22, fHipHip1.pri, whole genome shotgun sequence includes these proteins:
- the ganc gene encoding neutral alpha-glucosidase C produces the protein MSEESESVFSVVPDDEESGEKFKKSDQVAFYRRQMQGPNLQHRALLDTMVLTEKGARFELLEANTQTRLILLVSPCKNDTVRILIDELQPIKARYRVQDVTTGEPQCEQLRVKRQTKGCVTLTWSSGRHQARVWRFPFYLEILCEEEVMVTFNSRGKLWFETLQDRPSELQEDDSSSLWKETFKQFVDIKANGPSSIGADFCLHGFSHVYGLPEHADSLKLRDTRDDEPYRLYNLDVFAYDLYSRFGLYGSVPLLVAHKLDRTLGVFWLNASETFVNIRYSPSDQQDEQVPLIQRRWREPQTDVHWLSESGVMDCVLLLGPSPQQLFSQYAQLTGYPALPPLFALGYHQSRWNYKDEADVREVDAGFDLHDIPCDAMWLDIEHTDGKRYFTWDPVCFPDPAGLQLHLEEKNRKLVVISDPHFKADPDWSLYQEARDGGHFVKDREGELFLGSCWPGESCYLDFSRPATRAWYSRCLTLDKYKGSTPSLFLWNDMNEPSVFGGPEQTMPKDAVHYGGWEHRELHNLYGFYQHKATVEGLMTRSGGSERPFVLTRSFFAGSQRLGAVWTGDNVATWEYLKISIPMLLSLSVTGVGFCGADVGGFFKDPDPELLVRWYQAAALQPFFRGHSACVAKRREPWLFGEEVTAAIRTVIQQRYQLLPYWYTLFHQAHTSGLPPIRPLWVEFPRERGTFSVDNQHMIGGALLACPVTDPGVQEVKVLLPGSDEIWFDVQSAMAHEGGRTLTLPVTLDTVPVFQRGGSVVCRSAGSSSCTADLQLLPLSITVALDSQGAADGELYLDDGHSFNYLHRKAFCLRRFNMLSGRLLCRAASEEGAFDCDTVVHSVTILGLKSKPTAVTVHQSGSEDTPAEFQFTETCCELTVSSLSLRVLTDWEIHIL, from the exons GCGACAAATGCAGGGTCCAAACCTGCAGCACCGAGCCCTGCTGGACACCATGGTGCTCACAGAGAAGGGGGCACGATTTGAACTACTGGAGGCCAACACACAG ACCAGACTGATTCTGTTGGTGTCGCCCTGCAAAAATGACACTGTCAGGATTTTGATCGACGAACTCCAGCCCATTAAAGCACGTTACCGAGTTCAGGATGTGACAACTGGGGAACCACAGTGTGAACA GTTGCGAGTGAAGAGACAGACGAAGGGCTGCGTTACACTGACTTGGTCGTCAGGACGTCATCAGGCTCGCGTGTGGCGTTTTCCCTTCTATCTGGAGATCCtgtgtgaagaggaagtgatggtCACATTCAACTCTAGAGGAAAACTGTGGTTCGAGACGCTGCAGGACCGACCCAG TGAG CTTCAAGAGGACGACTCGAGTTCATTGTGGAAAGAGACTTTCAAGCAGTTTGTGGATATCAAAGCTAATG GCCCGAGCAGCATTGGGGCGGACTTCTGTCTTCATGGGTTCAGTCACGTGTACGGTCTTCCAGAACATGCCGACAGCCTGAAGCTCAGAGACACCAG AGATGATGAACCTTATCGCCTCTATAACCTGGACGTCTTCGCCTATGACCTGTACAGTCGCTTTGGCCTGTATGGGTCTGTGCCTCTGTTGGTGGCCCACAAGCTGGACAGGACCCTGGGTGTATTTTGGCTAAATGCATCTGAGACGTTTGTGAACATACGTTACAGCCCCAGTGACCAGCAG GATGAACAGGTGCCCCTGAtacagaggaggtggagggagccGCAGACTGACGTCCACTGGCTGTCAGAGAGCGGTGTGATGGACTGTGTGCTTCTGCTCGGGCCCAGTCCCCAGCAGCTCTTCAGCCAGTACGCTCAGCTGACAG GGTATCCAGCGCTGCCCCCTCTGTTTGCCCTGGGGTACCACCAGAGCCGCTGGAACTATAAGGATGAAGCTGATGTGAGGGAGGTAGACGCTGGATTTGATCTCCACGACATCCCCTGTGATGCCATGTGGCTGGACATTGAACACACGGACGGGAAGCGTTACTTCACCTGGGACCCCGTTTGTTTTCCTGACCCTGCCggcctgcagctccacctggaggagaagaataGGAAG CTGGTGGTTATAAGTGATCCCCACTTCAAAGCCGATCCTGACTGGTCCCTGTACCAAGAGGCCAGAGACGGTGGACATTTTGTcaaggacagagagggagagctcTTTCTGGGCTCATGCTGGCCCG GTGAGTCCTGTTACCTTGACTTCAGCCGCCCTGCCACTCGAGCATGGTACTCCAGATGCCTCACCCTGGATAAGTACAAA GGATCAACGCCGTCGTTATTTCTGTGGAATGATATGAACGAACCGTCTGTGTTCGGTGGGCCGGAGCAGACCATGCCAAAGGACGCGGTGCATTATGGGGGCTGGGAACATCGGGAACTGCACAACCTGTATGGTTTTTACCAG cACAAGGCCACAGTGGAAGGTCTGATGACTCGCTCCGGGGGCTCAGAGAGGCCTTTCGTCCTGACACGCTCCTTCTTCGCCGGGTCACAGAGACTTG GTGCGGTGTGGACAGGGGATAACGTTGCCACTTGGGAGTATCTGAAGATCTCAATCCCAATGCTGCTGTCTCTCAGTGTGACAGGCGTAGGTTTTTGCGGAG CTGATGTTGGTGGGTTTTTCAAGGACCCAGATCCAGAGTTGCTGGTGCGTTGGTACCAGGCCGCCGCCCTGCAGCCGTTTTTCCGTGGTCACTCTGCCTGTGTGGCAAAGCGTCGGGAGCCTTGGCTGTTTGGAGAGGAGGTCACCGCTGCGATCCGCACGGTGATCCAACAGAG GTATCAGCTGCTGCCCTACTGGTACACTCTGTTCCACCAGGCTCACACCTCTGGTCTGCCTCCGATCAG GCCTCTGTGGGTGGAGTTCCCCAGAGAACGAGGCACCTTCAGTGTGGACAACCAGCATATGATAG GAGGAGCCCTGCTGGCCTGTCCCGTCACCGATCCTGGTGTTCAGGAAGTCAAAGTGCTACTTCCTGGATCTGATGAG atttGGTTTGATGTCCAATCTGCGATGGCGCACGAAGGAGGAAGGACTCTGACTCTCCCTGTCACCCTGGACACG GTTCCTGTGTTCCAGCGAGGCGGCTCGGTGGtctgcaggtcagcaggaagTAGCTCCTGCACAGCCGATCTCCAGCTGCTTCCGCTCTCCATCACTGTGGCTCTGGACTCTCAG GGGGCCGCTGATGGGGAGTTGTACCTGGACGACGGCCACTCTTTCAACTACCTCCACAGAAAGGCCTTCTGTCTGCGCAGGTTCAACATGCTGTCAGGCCGGCTGCTCTGCCG TGCCGCCAGTGAAGAAGGAGCGTTTGACTGTGACACTGTCGTACACTCCGTCACCATCCTGGGCTTGAAGAGCAAACCGACCGCTGTGACTGTGCACCAATCAG GTTCCGAGGACACTCCTGCTGAGTTTCAGTTCACGGAGACCTGCTGCGAACTGACAGTGAGCAGCCTGAGCCTCAGAGTGCTGACGGACTGGGAGATTCACATCCTGTAG